From a region of the Prevotella melaninogenica genome:
- a CDS encoding queuosine precursor transporter: protein MTKSKQQVSVLFMLFSILFCVCLIAANILETKQISVLGISLTGGLIVFPISYIINDCVCEVWGFQKARLLIWTGFAMNFFFVSMGALCDWIPGAPYWTNEAGFHAIFGLAPRVAAASFVAFIVGSFANAYVMSKMKIRDKGRNFSLRAILSTIVGESFDSVIFFPLALGGVVPTEELPKLMLWQVLLKTVYEVIALPITIRIVKALKEHEGEDTYDNGVNYSIWKIFALS, encoded by the coding sequence ATGACAAAAAGTAAACAACAAGTGAGCGTGCTGTTTATGCTTTTCAGCATCCTCTTTTGCGTTTGCCTTATTGCGGCAAACATTCTTGAGACAAAGCAAATTTCTGTGTTAGGTATCTCATTGACTGGTGGCTTGATTGTATTTCCAATCTCATACATCATCAACGATTGTGTATGTGAGGTTTGGGGCTTTCAGAAGGCACGTTTGTTGATATGGACGGGTTTTGCAATGAACTTCTTCTTCGTGTCAATGGGAGCATTATGTGACTGGATACCAGGTGCCCCTTATTGGACAAACGAAGCAGGTTTCCATGCTATCTTTGGTTTGGCTCCACGTGTGGCAGCAGCCTCTTTCGTAGCTTTCATCGTAGGGTCATTCGCTAATGCCTACGTGATGAGTAAGATGAAGATTCGCGACAAGGGACGTAACTTCTCATTACGAGCAATTCTTAGTACTATTGTGGGTGAGAGTTTCGACTCTGTTATCTTCTTCCCATTAGCATTGGGCGGTGTTGTCCCAACAGAAGAACTCCCTAAGCTCATGCTTTGGCAGGTATTGTTGAAGACCGTTTATGAGGTTATCGCTCTTCCAATCACCATTCGTATTGTAAAAGCATTGAAGGAACATGAGGGAGAGGATACTTATGATAATGGTGTAAACTATAGTATCTGGAAGATATTTGCATTAAGTTAA
- the queF gene encoding preQ(1) synthase → MEREKEGLKSLGSKTQYRMDYAPEVLESFVNKHPDNDYWVRFNCPEFTSLCPITGQPDFAEIRISYIPDVRMVESKSLKLYLFSFRNHGDFHEDCVNTIMKDLIKLMDPKYIEVTGIFTPRGGISIYPYANYGRKGTKYEQLAEQRFITHE, encoded by the coding sequence ATGGAAAGAGAAAAAGAAGGTTTAAAGTCATTAGGTTCAAAGACTCAATACAGAATGGATTATGCACCAGAGGTGTTGGAATCATTTGTAAACAAGCATCCTGATAATGACTATTGGGTACGCTTTAACTGTCCTGAGTTTACCAGTTTATGTCCTATTACAGGTCAACCAGACTTTGCTGAGATTCGTATTTCATACATTCCAGACGTACGAATGGTTGAGAGTAAGAGTTTGAAGCTATATCTTTTCAGCTTCCGCAATCACGGTGACTTCCATGAGGATTGTGTAAATACGATAATGAAGGATCTTATCAAGTTGATGGATCCTAAGTACATCGAGGTTACTGGAATCTTTACTCCACGGGGTGGTATCAGCATCTATCCATACGCTAACTATGGTCGTAAGGGTACGAAGTACGAACAGTTAGCCGAGCAACGATTTATCACGCACGAATAA
- a CDS encoding histidine-type phosphatase — MKKQLILLCALAFSASLHVTAQSFRKQISEHPELSANNYLAYPAPSGRLTPAPSGYLPVYLSHYGRHGSRYLIHEQQYLRPIKTLQQADSAGMLTNEGKDVLKKLRLMYTESYKRWGELTPLGVQQHQQIARRMYRRFPSVFRDSVWVDAKSTDVIRCILSMENELQELIRHNPRLRIRHDASAHDMYFMKQPDKKLSHQRDSSAVKNTIDEWGKRNIDTKPLMARLFKDKEYVTRKVDAGQLTFDLFSLASIVQNSEIRHSLSLYNLFTADELYRLWQRSNAWWYLRYASAPQSGGKQPFSQRNLLRNIITDADSCLALPHPGATLRFGHDTMVMPLTCLLNLNNNDIRVSDIDSLTLKDWSSTRIVPMAANIQFVFYKNPKNPKADVLVKVLLNEEEATLPLPKTSTPYYYRWSDFKKFYLSKLNSYHE, encoded by the coding sequence ATGAAAAAACAACTTATCTTACTTTGTGCGTTAGCCTTCTCCGCATCGTTACACGTCACAGCACAATCATTCAGAAAGCAGATCAGTGAGCACCCTGAACTTTCTGCCAACAATTACCTTGCTTACCCAGCACCTTCGGGTAGGCTAACGCCTGCTCCCTCAGGCTATCTTCCTGTATATCTATCGCATTATGGGCGACATGGGTCACGCTATCTCATTCATGAGCAACAATATCTTCGTCCTATAAAAACCCTCCAACAAGCCGATTCAGCTGGTATGTTGACTAATGAGGGAAAGGATGTTTTGAAGAAATTACGCCTCATGTATACAGAATCCTATAAACGATGGGGAGAGTTGACACCATTAGGAGTGCAGCAACATCAGCAGATTGCACGAAGAATGTATCGTCGTTTCCCATCTGTATTCCGTGATTCTGTATGGGTGGACGCCAAGTCGACGGATGTTATCCGCTGTATTCTATCCATGGAGAACGAACTGCAGGAACTGATTCGGCATAATCCTCGTTTGAGAATTAGGCATGATGCGAGCGCACATGACATGTATTTTATGAAGCAGCCAGACAAGAAACTCTCTCATCAAAGGGATAGCAGTGCTGTAAAGAATACGATTGACGAGTGGGGTAAACGCAATATTGACACCAAACCGTTGATGGCTCGTCTCTTTAAGGATAAGGAATACGTGACAAGGAAGGTAGATGCAGGACAGCTTACCTTCGACCTTTTCAGTTTAGCAAGCATTGTTCAGAACTCAGAGATACGCCATTCGCTCTCGCTATACAACCTCTTTACAGCCGATGAGTTGTACCGACTATGGCAGAGAAGCAATGCTTGGTGGTACTTACGTTATGCCAGTGCACCACAAAGTGGAGGTAAACAACCTTTCTCACAGCGCAATCTCTTGCGTAATATTATCACTGATGCTGATTCTTGTCTGGCGCTCCCTCATCCTGGTGCAACCCTTCGTTTCGGCCATGACACGATGGTTATGCCATTGACGTGCCTACTGAATCTTAATAACAATGATATTAGGGTTTCAGATATAGACAGTCTTACCCTGAAGGATTGGAGTTCTACACGCATTGTCCCTATGGCTGCTAACATCCAGTTTGTTTTCTATAAGAATCCGAAGAATCCAAAAGCTGATGTTCTCGTAAAGGTCTTACTCAACGAGGAGGAAGCTACGCTACCCCTTCCAAAGACCTCTACACCATATTACTATCGATGGAGCGACTTTAAGAAGTTCTATCTTTCAAAGCTAAATAGCTATCATGAATAA
- the mfd gene encoding transcription-repair coupling factor, whose protein sequence is MKIQDIQKLYAMLPQAGAIQKIQKDKSIRTVFLQGLVASAAPMFFASIAEQWKTTTVFVLNDNDEAGYFYNDLKTIAMPADGEGKVAEVLFFPSSYRRAVKYGQRDAGNEILRTEVLTRLSALATGADNALPLYIVTEPSALSELVVSKKQLDERRLTLTVDQHIDIVEVEKTLRSFGFTETDYVYEPGQFAVRGSIIDVYSFSNELPFRIDFFGDDIETIRNFEVETQLSTEKLTRVEIVPELTTMSEEKVPFLQFLPEDAVLAFKDFLYIRDAIDNIYQEGFTNQALTEKLEGKTELEQRELEVAFRKEGQLVPASRWMNDALDFRRIEFGMNHSTSDQAKKKDGSRATINFSTSPQPLFHKNFDLLSKTLRDYLIKGYKLYIFADSEKQIVRLRDIFDSLSDTNVSPDSENLSVAELSGEGQDATVGALPFTPVNRTLHEGFVDSTLKVCFFTDHQIFDRFHKYNLKSDKARQGKMALTMKELQEMEPGDFLVHVDFGIGKFAGLVRVPAGDSYQEMIRLVYQHNDIVDVSIHSLYKISKYRRGDSGEAPRLSVLGSGAWDRLKERAKKRIKDIARDLIKLYAKRRREKGFAFSPDSFMQHELEASFLYEDTPDQLKATQELKQDMESARPMDRLVCGDVGFGKTEVAIRAAFKAAVDNKQVAVLVPTTVLAFQHYQTFKKRLKDMPVRVDYLSRARSAKQTKQVLEDLAEGKINILVGTHKLIGKSVKWHDLGLLIIDEEQKFGVSTKEKLRQLKTNVDTLTMSATPIPRTLQFSLMGARDMSIMRTPPPNRYPIQTEIASFSHEVIADAINFEMSRNGQVYFVNDRISNLPEIANLIKKYVPDCRIAIGHGQMKPEELEEIVMGFMNYDYDVLLSTTIVENGIDISNANTIIINDAHRFGLSDLHQMRGRVGRSNKKAFCYLLAPPLAALNPEARRRLEALETFSDLGSGFNLAMQDLDIRGAGNLLGSEQSGFMEDLGYETYQKILNQAVMELKNDEFQDLYEEEMDEGKQITGDDFIDDCAVESDLEMYFPDNYVPGSSERMLLYRELDNIEKDEDLDAYRKRLQDRFGPVPRQGEELMQVVALRRVGKRLGCEKIILKQGRMQMQFVSNPNSVYYQSAAFDKVLNYIGYHPRRCNLKERNGKRSMVVGDVKSVKEGVMVLRDIEKR, encoded by the coding sequence ATGAAGATACAAGACATACAGAAACTATACGCTATGCTGCCACAGGCAGGAGCGATACAGAAGATACAGAAAGATAAGTCGATAAGAACTGTTTTTCTGCAAGGACTCGTGGCTTCAGCTGCTCCGATGTTCTTTGCTTCAATAGCTGAACAATGGAAGACAACGACTGTTTTTGTTTTGAATGACAATGACGAGGCGGGTTATTTTTACAATGACCTCAAGACAATTGCTATGCCTGCAGATGGTGAAGGGAAGGTGGCAGAGGTGCTGTTTTTCCCATCGTCTTATCGTCGTGCAGTGAAATATGGACAGCGTGATGCGGGTAATGAAATCCTGAGGACAGAGGTGTTAACACGTCTTTCTGCCCTTGCCACGGGTGCTGACAACGCTCTACCGCTTTATATTGTCACTGAGCCATCAGCGCTATCAGAACTTGTTGTGTCAAAAAAGCAGTTGGATGAACGCCGTTTGACATTGACAGTGGACCAGCATATTGATATTGTAGAGGTAGAGAAAACCTTACGTTCTTTTGGTTTTACAGAGACGGATTATGTCTATGAACCTGGTCAGTTTGCTGTGCGTGGTAGTATTATTGATGTCTATTCCTTCTCAAATGAACTTCCTTTCCGTATCGATTTCTTCGGTGATGACATAGAAACCATTCGCAACTTTGAAGTGGAGACGCAGTTGTCTACAGAGAAGTTGACACGTGTTGAGATTGTTCCAGAGCTGACAACGATGTCAGAAGAGAAGGTACCTTTCCTTCAGTTCTTACCAGAAGATGCCGTGTTGGCATTTAAGGACTTCCTCTATATACGTGATGCGATTGATAATATCTATCAAGAAGGCTTTACTAATCAGGCTTTGACAGAGAAGTTAGAGGGTAAGACGGAGTTAGAACAGCGCGAATTGGAAGTGGCTTTCCGTAAGGAAGGGCAACTGGTGCCAGCCTCACGTTGGATGAACGATGCACTTGATTTCCGTCGTATAGAGTTTGGTATGAATCATTCTACCTCTGATCAAGCAAAGAAGAAGGATGGCTCACGGGCTACGATAAACTTCAGTACGTCTCCACAACCACTCTTCCACAAGAACTTTGACTTACTATCTAAGACCCTTCGTGACTATCTTATAAAAGGTTATAAACTCTATATCTTTGCAGATAGCGAGAAGCAGATTGTACGTTTGAGGGATATTTTCGATTCATTGTCAGATACGAATGTCTCACCTGACTCTGAGAATCTGTCTGTAGCTGAACTGTCAGGGGAGGGTCAGGATGCGACGGTGGGAGCCTTACCTTTCACGCCAGTCAACCGAACACTGCATGAAGGTTTTGTAGATAGTACGCTGAAAGTATGTTTCTTTACCGATCATCAGATTTTCGACCGTTTCCATAAGTACAACCTTAAGTCTGACAAGGCTCGTCAAGGTAAGATGGCTTTGACGATGAAGGAGCTGCAAGAGATGGAACCCGGTGACTTCTTAGTGCATGTTGACTTTGGTATAGGTAAGTTTGCGGGTTTGGTTCGTGTACCTGCTGGTGACTCTTATCAAGAGATGATACGTCTTGTTTATCAGCATAATGATATTGTGGACGTATCTATCCATTCACTTTACAAAATCAGTAAGTATCGTCGTGGCGATAGTGGCGAGGCTCCACGACTGTCAGTTCTTGGTTCAGGGGCTTGGGACCGTCTGAAAGAAAGGGCAAAGAAGCGTATTAAGGACATAGCACGCGACCTCATTAAACTCTATGCTAAGCGACGTCGTGAAAAGGGATTTGCCTTTTCTCCAGACTCGTTTATGCAGCATGAATTGGAGGCTTCATTCCTTTATGAGGATACGCCCGACCAGTTGAAGGCTACACAAGAACTCAAACAAGATATGGAAAGTGCACGTCCGATGGACCGTCTGGTTTGTGGCGATGTGGGGTTCGGTAAGACAGAGGTGGCTATCCGTGCTGCTTTCAAGGCTGCGGTGGATAATAAGCAGGTGGCTGTATTGGTGCCTACAACCGTGTTAGCCTTCCAGCATTACCAAACCTTTAAGAAGCGATTGAAGGATATGCCAGTGCGTGTTGACTACCTCTCACGTGCTCGCAGTGCTAAACAAACGAAACAGGTGTTGGAGGATTTGGCAGAGGGAAAGATTAATATTCTTGTCGGTACGCATAAGTTGATAGGGAAGTCGGTGAAGTGGCATGACCTCGGACTCCTTATCATTGATGAAGAACAGAAGTTTGGTGTGTCTACAAAGGAGAAACTTCGCCAGCTGAAAACCAATGTTGACACGCTGACAATGTCGGCAACGCCTATCCCACGTACGCTCCAGTTCTCGCTGATGGGTGCACGTGACATGAGTATTATGCGTACACCGCCACCTAACCGTTATCCTATTCAGACCGAGATAGCTTCTTTTTCACATGAAGTGATAGCAGATGCTATCAACTTCGAGATGAGCCGCAACGGACAGGTTTATTTCGTTAACGATCGCATTAGTAACCTTCCTGAGATAGCAAACCTTATCAAGAAGTACGTACCCGATTGCCGTATCGCTATTGGTCACGGTCAGATGAAGCCTGAGGAGTTGGAGGAGATAGTGATGGGCTTTATGAACTATGACTATGACGTACTGCTTTCAACAACGATTGTTGAGAACGGTATTGATATTTCTAATGCCAATACGATTATCATTAACGATGCTCATCGTTTCGGACTCTCAGACCTACATCAGATGCGTGGACGTGTGGGACGTTCTAATAAGAAGGCTTTCTGTTATCTTCTTGCTCCTCCTTTGGCTGCATTGAACCCAGAGGCGCGTCGTCGTCTGGAGGCTTTGGAGACCTTCTCTGACCTCGGTAGTGGATTTAATCTTGCGATGCAGGACCTTGATATCCGTGGTGCTGGTAACCTTTTAGGTTCTGAGCAGAGCGGATTCATGGAGGATTTGGGATATGAAACCTATCAGAAAATCCTCAATCAGGCGGTGATGGAGCTGAAAAATGATGAGTTCCAAGACCTTTATGAGGAGGAGATGGACGAAGGAAAGCAGATTACGGGTGATGACTTCATTGATGATTGTGCTGTAGAAAGCGACCTTGAAATGTACTTCCCTGATAACTATGTGCCGGGTAGTTCTGAGCGTATGCTGCTTTATCGTGAACTGGATAATATAGAGAAAGATGAAGACCTCGATGCTTATCGTAAGCGTTTGCAAGATCGTTTCGGTCCTGTTCCACGTCAAGGTGAGGAATTGATGCAGGTCGTTGCACTCCGTCGTGTGGGTAAGCGATTAGGTTGTGAGAAGATTATCCTCAAGCAGGGACGTATGCAGATGCAGTTTGTTTCTAACCCTAATAGTGTCTACTATCAGAGTGCTGCCTTTGATAAAGTTCTCAACTATATCGGTTATCATCCTCGCCGTTGTAATCTGAAAGAGCGAAATGGCAAGCGTTCAATGGTGGTAGGTGATGTTAAGAGTGTCAAGGAGGGCGTGATGGTGTTGCGTGATATAGAGAAAAGGTGA
- a CDS encoding AAA family ATPase → MMLSGEFEKTEAPFTALLKAELRHLLFENFRDMSSTHLLPPSRGALMEINERPAFLSGMYNEFFDFKKILNEANPRLEEPNSDIIECCSEVNNGKLKRKEGRIIYSTHGSDMPLTAAASSIKELAPLTLFLNKYSTKGVSFLFEEPEAHLHPNRQVKVADLISCIVNEGGHMQVTTHSDFLIKRLNNLINLFLLRGKMEEGKFVKLLSKWKIKDSYLLNPKDVGAYLLKQNEDGTSQIVEQDIMADYEIPFESFYTAIEMILH, encoded by the coding sequence ATGATGCTTTCAGGGGAGTTTGAGAAGACTGAAGCTCCTTTTACAGCATTGCTTAAAGCAGAGTTACGTCATCTGTTATTCGAGAACTTCCGTGATATGTCCTCAACTCATTTGTTGCCTCCATCACGCGGTGCATTGATGGAAATAAATGAGCGTCCTGCGTTCCTTTCTGGTATGTATAATGAATTCTTTGATTTTAAAAAGATACTCAATGAAGCAAATCCACGATTAGAAGAGCCAAATAGCGATATTATAGAATGCTGTTCAGAGGTGAATAATGGTAAATTAAAGCGTAAGGAAGGCAGAATTATATACTCTACACATGGTTCAGATATGCCTTTAACGGCAGCGGCGTCTTCTATCAAAGAGCTTGCGCCTTTGACGTTATTCCTGAACAAATATTCTACTAAGGGGGTCTCTTTCTTATTCGAAGAACCCGAAGCTCATCTACATCCTAATAGACAAGTAAAAGTTGCCGATTTGATATCTTGTATTGTTAATGAAGGAGGACACATGCAAGTAACAACGCATAGCGATTTCCTTATTAAACGTCTTAATAATCTTATCAATCTTTTCTTATTGAGGGGGAAGATGGAAGAAGGTAAATTTGTTAAGTTGTTATCTAAGTGGAAGATTAAAGACTCATATTTACTGAATCCCAAAGATGTGGGAGCGTATTTGCTGAAGCAGAATGAGGATGGGACTTCTCAAATTGTAGAGCAAGATATTATGGCTGACTATGAGATTCCGTTTGAGTCATTCTATACTGCCATTGAAATGATATTGCATTAA
- a CDS encoding dipeptidase — MIKKYVEENKDRMLEELFSLIRIPSVSAQPAHKEDMVRCAERWKELLLEAGVDKAEVMPSKGNPMVYAERMVDPNAKTVLVYGHYDVMPAEPFELWKTEPFEPVIKDGHIWARGADDDKGQSFMQAKAFEYLNKNDLLKHNMKFIFEGEEEIGSGSLGPFIEEHKELLACDVILVSDTGLIGPDTPSITTGLRGLSYWQIEVTGPNRDLHSGTFGGAVANPINVLCKLIADVTGPDGKIRIPGFYDDVEEASDEERKLVASIPFDEEEYKKSLGVKALFGEEGYSTIERTGYRPTFDVCGIWGGYTGDGAKTVIPSKAYAKLSSRLVPHQDHTKISQLVVDYFNSVAPDYVTVNVEKHHGGHGYVCPIDFPAYKAAERGFEAVFGKRPLPVRIGGSIPIISTFEKLLGVKTVLMGFGLESNAIHSPNENMPVDLWLKGIETIINFHLEYDKEA, encoded by the coding sequence ATGATTAAGAAATATGTAGAAGAGAATAAAGACAGAATGCTCGAGGAGTTGTTCAGTCTGATACGCATACCAAGCGTAAGTGCACAACCTGCTCATAAGGAGGACATGGTACGCTGTGCTGAACGTTGGAAGGAACTGTTGCTTGAGGCAGGTGTTGACAAAGCTGAGGTGATGCCATCAAAGGGTAATCCTATGGTTTATGCTGAGAGAATGGTTGACCCTAATGCAAAGACTGTATTGGTTTATGGTCACTATGACGTGATGCCAGCTGAGCCATTTGAACTTTGGAAAACTGAGCCATTTGAGCCAGTTATCAAGGATGGTCATATCTGGGCTCGTGGTGCTGATGATGATAAGGGTCAGTCATTTATGCAGGCAAAGGCATTCGAGTATCTTAATAAGAATGACTTGCTAAAGCATAATATGAAGTTCATCTTCGAAGGTGAGGAAGAGATTGGTTCTGGTAGTCTTGGCCCATTCATCGAGGAACACAAGGAACTCTTGGCTTGCGATGTTATCCTCGTTTCTGATACAGGTCTTATTGGCCCTGATACCCCTTCTATCACAACTGGTTTGCGTGGCTTGTCTTACTGGCAGATAGAGGTGACTGGTCCTAACCGTGACCTTCACTCAGGAACCTTCGGTGGTGCTGTAGCTAACCCAATCAATGTTCTTTGTAAGTTGATAGCTGACGTGACTGGTCCTGATGGTAAGATTCGTATCCCTGGTTTCTATGATGATGTTGAGGAGGCTTCTGATGAGGAGCGTAAACTTGTAGCATCTATTCCTTTCGATGAGGAGGAATATAAGAAGTCTCTTGGTGTTAAGGCACTCTTCGGAGAAGAAGGTTACAGTACAATCGAGCGCACTGGTTATCGTCCAACATTTGATGTATGCGGTATCTGGGGTGGTTACACAGGTGATGGTGCTAAGACTGTTATCCCATCAAAGGCATACGCAAAACTTTCTTCACGTCTTGTTCCACATCAGGATCATACAAAGATTAGCCAGTTGGTAGTGGATTATTTCAACAGTGTTGCTCCTGATTATGTCACAGTGAACGTAGAGAAGCATCACGGTGGTCATGGTTATGTTTGTCCTATTGACTTCCCAGCTTATAAAGCAGCTGAGCGTGGCTTCGAAGCAGTATTCGGTAAGCGTCCATTGCCAGTACGTATCGGTGGTAGTATTCCAATCATTTCTACTTTCGAGAAGTTACTTGGTGTAAAGACTGTTCTCATGGGCTTCGGCTTGGAGTCAAATGCTATTCACTCTCCAAACGAGAATATGCCAGTAGATCTCTGGTTGAAGGGTATTGAGACGATCATTAACTTCCACCTCGAGTACGATAAGGAGGCGTAA
- a CDS encoding lysophospholipid acyltransferase family protein has protein sequence MSNTATQQQRQSSITMLVITFFYRFYMLFIAFPLFLFASILTALTTTIGCQIGNGHFWGYYPGKWWSWFTIRILFLPVKIEGRENLDPKQSYVFVSNHQGAFDIFLIYGFLGRNFKWMMKKAIRKIPLVGLACEKAHHIYVDKSGASKIKKTYDTARETLREGMSVVVFPEGARSFTGHMGKFRRGAFMLADELQLPVCPLTINGSFDVMPRTKDWHFPVWHRLSLTIHKPIFPKGKGAEFEKQTLNEAYDSVMAGLSPEYQGFVENPDQ, from the coding sequence ATGAGTAATACTGCAACACAACAACAAAGGCAATCCTCAATAACCATGCTGGTTATTACATTTTTTTATAGATTTTACATGCTATTCATTGCCTTCCCACTCTTCCTCTTTGCTTCTATACTAACAGCATTAACAACAACTATTGGCTGTCAAATAGGTAATGGACATTTCTGGGGATACTACCCAGGGAAATGGTGGTCGTGGTTTACCATTCGAATACTCTTTCTTCCTGTAAAGATTGAAGGACGTGAGAATCTTGATCCTAAGCAAAGCTATGTCTTTGTAAGCAATCATCAAGGTGCTTTCGATATCTTTCTGATTTACGGTTTTCTCGGTCGTAACTTCAAATGGATGATGAAAAAAGCTATCCGTAAGATACCTTTGGTAGGATTAGCATGCGAGAAAGCACATCATATTTATGTGGATAAGAGTGGTGCAAGTAAAATCAAAAAAACATACGACACTGCACGTGAAACCCTTCGTGAAGGAATGTCTGTCGTCGTATTCCCAGAAGGTGCACGTAGTTTTACTGGTCACATGGGTAAGTTCCGTCGTGGAGCTTTCATGTTAGCTGATGAGCTTCAGCTACCAGTATGTCCACTTACCATCAATGGTTCCTTCGACGTTATGCCTCGTACTAAGGACTGGCATTTTCCTGTATGGCATAGACTGAGTCTCACCATCCACAAACCAATCTTTCCAAAAGGAAAAGGTGCTGAATTCGAGAAGCAAACACTAAACGAAGCATACGATTCTGTTATGGCTGGTCTTTCCCCCGAATACCAAGGTTTCGTAGAGAACCCAGACCAATAA
- a CDS encoding vitamin B12 dependent-methionine synthase activation domain-containing protein, whose product MIENKVDNKSKIITYNISEIVPYINWAYFFYAWSMNGKAKDAQLELRSEAEKLLADMEGRYHTRAVFALCEANSEGDDIIINGTRVPMLRQQKVIPGKPNLCLADFIRPASSGIKDAIGLFATSVDAAFTSNNEEDPYQRMLSQTLADRLAEATAEKFHEDVRKKYWGYAADEQLTIKDLLAERYQGIRPAVGYPSIPDTSMNFLLYELLDMKGIGINLTESGMMVPHASVSGFMFAHPQSRYFDLGKIDDDQLEDYARRRNKPVEELRKYLASTLLKK is encoded by the coding sequence ATGATCGAAAATAAAGTAGATAACAAAAGTAAGATAATAACATACAATATCAGCGAAATAGTTCCTTACATCAACTGGGCATACTTCTTTTATGCTTGGTCAATGAATGGTAAGGCAAAAGATGCACAACTGGAACTGCGTTCAGAAGCTGAGAAATTATTGGCTGACATGGAAGGGAGATATCACACACGTGCTGTCTTTGCGCTATGTGAAGCCAATAGTGAAGGTGATGATATCATTATCAATGGTACACGTGTTCCAATGTTGCGCCAGCAGAAAGTTATTCCAGGCAAACCAAACCTCTGTTTGGCAGATTTCATACGCCCAGCCTCTTCTGGTATCAAGGATGCAATTGGACTCTTTGCTACTTCTGTTGATGCTGCATTTACAAGCAACAATGAGGAAGATCCCTACCAACGTATGCTTTCTCAGACCTTAGCTGACCGATTAGCTGAGGCTACAGCAGAGAAATTTCACGAGGATGTACGTAAGAAATATTGGGGGTATGCAGCTGATGAGCAACTGACTATAAAAGATCTTCTTGCAGAGAGATATCAAGGCATACGCCCTGCTGTGGGCTATCCATCCATTCCTGATACAAGTATGAATTTTCTTTTGTACGAATTATTGGATATGAAGGGCATTGGTATCAACCTTACAGAAAGTGGAATGATGGTACCTCATGCCAGCGTTTCGGGCTTTATGTTTGCACATCCTCAAAGCCGATATTTCGACTTAGGAAAGATTGATGACGACCAATTAGAAGACTATGCACGTCGTCGTAATAAGCCTGTTGAAGAGCTAAGGAAGTATCTTGCTTCTACCCTATTGAAGAAATGA